One window from the genome of Blastopirellula retiformator encodes:
- a CDS encoding helix-turn-helix domain-containing protein codes for MNLVELAERIRSYRIDQRLTLEEVASRTGLTRSWLSKVENFRVTPSLPALAQIAQALNIPLSKLVEGLDDKPALAIIRKSDRKVVERDKSATNTSVYESLAHLRKSRSMDPFLITIPSGVAREEALGHLGEEFLMVQSGTVDFEYDGEKHKLDSGDSLYFDARVPHRLINSSKRQAVVLCVFQTSSE; via the coding sequence ATGAATCTCGTAGAACTTGCCGAACGTATACGCTCTTATCGCATCGACCAGCGGTTGACGCTGGAAGAAGTGGCGTCGCGCACCGGTCTGACCCGCAGTTGGCTCTCCAAAGTCGAAAACTTCCGGGTCACCCCTTCCCTGCCTGCCCTCGCGCAGATCGCTCAGGCGCTTAACATTCCTCTCTCGAAGTTGGTTGAAGGGCTCGATGACAAGCCGGCCCTGGCGATCATTCGCAAGAGCGATCGTAAGGTGGTCGAACGGGACAAGTCGGCGACCAACACGTCGGTTTACGAGTCGCTGGCCCATCTCCGCAAATCGCGATCGATGGATCCCTTCTTGATTACAATCCCCTCCGGCGTTGCCCGGGAAGAAGCGCTCGGCCACCTGGGGGAAGAGTTCCTGATGGTCCAAAGCGGTACGGTCGACTTCGAGTACGACGGCGAAAAGCATAAGCTCGACTCCGGCGACAGCCTTTATTTTGACGCTCGCGTCCCGCACCGCCTGATCAATTCGAGCAAGCGGCAAGCGGTGGTGCTGTGCGTCTTCCAGACGTCCAGCG